A region from the Chloroflexota bacterium genome encodes:
- a CDS encoding GvpL/GvpF family gas vesicle protein, with protein sequence MVEEGQYVYCIIGTGEARNFGPIGIGGRGDPVITIAYRDLSAVVSSVPMSKYVVSKETMVAHEKVIEAVMKDHTVLPVRFYTVAPNAEEIRGLLRRRYQEFKKLLRELDNKVELGLKALWRDMDAILNEIVEENEEIRAVRVNTLAHSAEKATQDKGALGEMVKLALEHKRAKEREALLQPLTHISSEFCLNRTYGDDMLMNAAFLVDRAREKEFDSCVEGLGVHYGDRIEFKYVGPAPPYSFVNIVVKAK encoded by the coding sequence GTGGTTGAGGAAGGTCAATATGTCTACTGCATAATTGGAACCGGTGAGGCCAGGAACTTCGGCCCCATTGGCATCGGTGGCCGAGGCGACCCAGTGATAACTATCGCTTATAGAGACCTCAGCGCAGTGGTAAGCAGCGTGCCGATGTCGAAATATGTGGTGAGCAAGGAAACCATGGTTGCTCACGAGAAGGTTATCGAGGCGGTGATGAAGGATCATACCGTTCTCCCGGTGAGATTCTATACCGTTGCGCCCAATGCTGAGGAGATCCGCGGTCTCCTCAGAAGACGCTACCAGGAGTTTAAGAAGCTGCTCCGGGAGCTGGACAACAAGGTGGAGTTGGGACTCAAGGCCCTGTGGAGGGACATGGATGCCATTCTTAATGAAATAGTGGAAGAAAACGAGGAGATCAGGGCGGTTAGAGTAAACACGCTGGCCCATTCGGCAGAAAAGGCTACCCAGGATAAAGGTGCTCTGGGTGAGATGGTCAAGCTGGCTCTCGAACATAAAAGGGCTAAGGAGAGGGAAGCCCTGCTCCAGCCGCTGACACACATCTCCAGCGAGTTTTGCCTTAACAGGACCTATGGCGATGACATGCTCATGAACGCTGCGTTCCTGGTTGATAGGGCTCGGGAGAAGGAATTTGATAGCTGCGTCGAGGGGCTGGGGGTCCACTATGGTGATAGGATTGAGTTCAAATATGTGGGCCCTGCGCCTCCCTACAGCTTCGTCAATATAGTCGTTAAGGCAAAA
- a CDS encoding gas vesicle protein: protein MDMRALAERAKSQLAELTGLKPITVTGAFKDERGWHITLDMLEMSRIPTATDVLGDYEVVLDDNGNLLRFERRRTRLRGEPMEAEERV, encoded by the coding sequence ATGGATATGAGAGCGCTAGCGGAACGGGCTAAGAGCCAATTGGCTGAGCTTACGGGACTGAAGCCCATAACCGTCACGGGGGCTTTCAAGGACGAGCGAGGGTGGCATATCACTCTGGACATGCTGGAGATGTCCAGGATTCCCACCGCTACTGATGTCCTGGGTGACTATGAGGTAGTGTTGGACGATAATGGCAACCTGCTGAGGTTTGAGCGCAGGAGGACTCGTCTCCGCGGCGAACCTATGGAGGCGGAGGAAAGGGTGTAG
- a CDS encoding gas vesicle protein GvpG, producing the protein MSFIFDLLTAPVLGPIKGVYWLAEKVAEAADNELLDEDRVRAELLELQVRLELGEIAEEEYDEQERILMDRLKAIREVKAERGR; encoded by the coding sequence ATGAGCTTTATCTTCGATCTGCTGACCGCCCCTGTCTTGGGCCCGATAAAGGGTGTCTACTGGCTGGCCGAGAAGGTTGCTGAGGCAGCCGATAACGAGCTGCTGGACGAAGATCGGGTCCGAGCCGAACTGCTGGAGCTCCAGGTGCGCCTTGAGCTGGGTGAGATCGCCGAAGAGGAGTACGACGAACAGGAGAGGATCCTGATGGACCGGCTAAAGGCCATCCGAGAGGTCAAGGCTGAGCGGGGCCGCTGA
- a CDS encoding GvpL/GvpF family gas vesicle protein: MAELGKYLYCLIRCREERTFNAVAMGSEDSVVHTICQGDLAIVVSDSLLKQYESSRSNMMAHEKVLETVMREFALLPVRFGTVTDSTSPREDIHKLLSSKFEEFNRLLRDIEGKVELGLKAFWRDEQAVFEEIVAENADIRRLRNKLSGRPPQAIHFEGMQLGRMVKEALDQKRRQEAARILHPLRPIAHSVRENNTLVDRVIVNAAFLVDKVREPEFDQAVSRLDEQIGERIALKYIGPVPPYNFVSVVVNWEELR; the protein is encoded by the coding sequence ATGGCTGAACTGGGAAAATACCTTTATTGCCTCATCCGCTGCCGGGAGGAACGCACCTTCAACGCGGTGGCCATGGGCAGCGAGGACAGCGTGGTGCACACGATATGCCAGGGTGATCTCGCCATTGTGGTCAGCGACTCGTTGCTGAAGCAGTATGAAAGCAGCCGGAGTAACATGATGGCTCATGAGAAAGTGCTGGAAACGGTCATGAGGGAATTCGCCCTCCTGCCGGTGAGATTCGGAACCGTTACTGATTCCACCTCTCCCAGAGAGGACATCCATAAGCTCCTCTCGAGCAAGTTTGAGGAGTTTAACAGGCTGCTAAGGGACATAGAGGGCAAGGTGGAGTTGGGACTAAAGGCCTTCTGGCGCGATGAGCAGGCTGTCTTCGAGGAGATCGTCGCTGAGAACGCAGACATCAGAAGGCTCCGCAACAAGCTTTCAGGCCGACCTCCGCAGGCGATCCATTTCGAGGGGATGCAGCTGGGGCGGATGGTCAAGGAGGCGCTGGATCAGAAGAGACGCCAGGAAGCAGCCAGAATCTTACATCCTCTGCGGCCGATTGCCCATAGCGTACGGGAGAACAATACACTGGTGGACCGGGTGATCGTAAATGCGGCCTTTCTGGTTGATAAGGTACGGGAGCCAGAATTTGACCAGGCGGTGAGCCGACTGGATGAACAGATTGGTGAACGGATAGCCCTCAAGTACATTGGGCCGGTGCCTCCCTATAACTTTGTAAGCGTCGTGGTGAACTGGGAGGAACTAAGGTAG
- a CDS encoding GvpL/GvpF family gas vesicle protein translates to MNGQYIYGIISTSDDKTVDIAGLGSTGSVHTIAHQGLGCVLSDFSGGEFSSMSKEEIVQHLLAHQVVVEHVMREHTVLPLKFGTVLATPDEVRDLLSQGHALFVAALAWIQDKVEVEVAATWDTEQVLREISDEEEIVRTRAAIASRRGQHTLEERIRLGRMVKASMDQRRDRYQERMIGFLRPVAVDVQPNALVSDQMVMNVAFLLERARQEEFYNQVSALNNLFHNQIDFRLIGPLPPYTFATVEVTRPSPQKIKEARQLLHLGEAISEPEIRKAYRCLAAESHPDRRPGDGLAKTRFAELRQASELLIAYCRGRAESSGSLLINIRRVRDEEIQHFRSGEFAPT, encoded by the coding sequence ATGAATGGCCAATATATCTACGGAATCATCAGCACTAGTGATGATAAAACAGTAGACATCGCCGGACTCGGCAGCACGGGCTCGGTGCACACCATAGCTCACCAGGGCCTCGGCTGCGTCCTGAGCGACTTCTCTGGTGGAGAATTCAGCTCCATGTCAAAGGAAGAGATAGTCCAGCACCTGCTTGCCCACCAGGTGGTGGTGGAGCATGTTATGAGGGAACATACAGTGCTTCCGCTGAAGTTCGGCACGGTTCTCGCTACCCCAGACGAAGTGCGCGACCTGCTTTCCCAGGGCCACGCGCTATTTGTCGCTGCCCTGGCCTGGATTCAGGATAAAGTCGAGGTAGAAGTGGCTGCCACCTGGGACACAGAACAGGTGTTACGGGAGATCAGCGACGAAGAGGAGATCGTGCGTACCAGGGCAGCTATCGCCAGCAGACGGGGACAGCACACCCTGGAAGAGCGCATCCGTCTGGGACGGATGGTCAAGGCCTCTATGGATCAGCGGCGCGACAGGTATCAGGAGCGCATGATAGGCTTCCTCAGGCCTGTAGCCGTTGATGTGCAACCTAACGCTCTGGTCTCTGACCAGATGGTAATGAACGTGGCCTTCTTGCTAGAGAGGGCCAGGCAGGAGGAGTTCTACAACCAGGTGAGCGCCCTGAACAACCTCTTCCATAACCAGATCGACTTTCGCCTCATCGGGCCGTTGCCACCTTACACCTTTGCCACGGTGGAGGTGACCAGACCAAGCCCGCAGAAGATAAAGGAGGCCAGACAACTCCTTCACCTGGGTGAGGCCATTTCGGAGCCCGAGATCAGGAAGGCCTACCGCTGCCTGGCGGCCGAGAGCCACCCCGACCGCAGGCCGGGGGATGGGCTAGCGAAGACGCGCTTCGCCGAACTTCGCCAGGCGTCGGAGCTACTCATCGCTTACTGCCGGGGACGGGCTGAATCAAGTGGTAGCTTATTGATCAACATAAGGCGCGTAAGAGACGAAGAGATTCAGCACTTTCGTTCCGGAGAGTTTGCACCAACTTAG